From one Aeropyrum camini SY1 = JCM 12091 genomic stretch:
- a CDS encoding 30S ribosomal protein S15, with amino-acid sequence MNKRREKGQSHSTRPPHPQPPQWLVFTPEEIELLIAELAKKGYGPSMIGVILRDQYGIPLVKPILGKGVSEVLREKGLHPPLPEDLLMLIRKAVNLRRHLDEHPKDYHAKKGLIDLESKIRRLVKYYKRRGVLPPDWKYDPEAAKLLVST; translated from the coding sequence GTGAACAAGAGGAGGGAGAAGGGCCAGTCCCACTCCACCAGACCCCCGCACCCCCAGCCGCCCCAGTGGCTCGTGTTCACCCCCGAGGAGATAGAGCTGCTCATAGCCGAGCTGGCTAAGAAGGGCTACGGGCCGAGCATGATAGGGGTAATACTGAGGGACCAGTATGGCATACCCCTGGTAAAGCCAATACTGGGCAAGGGGGTCAGCGAGGTCCTCAGGGAGAAGGGCCTCCACCCGCCCCTCCCCGAGGACCTCCTAATGCTAATAAGGAAGGCCGTCAACCTGAGGCGCCACCTGGACGAGCACCCTAAGGACTACCACGCCAAGAAGGGGCTCATAGACCTCGAGTCTAAGATAAGGAGGCTAGTCAAATACTACAAGAGGAGGGGAGTACTACCCCCCGACTGGAAGTACGACCCCGAGGCGGCCAAACTCCTGGTATCAACGTAA
- a CDS encoding nucleotidyltransferase domain-containing protein, translated as MHSRGDLEKTVLRIIRQIVLEEAVKLGVEIDEIVLFGSRARGEAREDSDYDILVVVKGNVGRVERRILSTRIASRAARELLIPVDVIVTTVERWRKYSKTVGTVEEAAAGEGGSLVGNRPGDSGTLK; from the coding sequence ATGCATTCAAGGGGAGATCTGGAGAAGACGGTGTTGCGGATTATCAGACAGATAGTTTTAGAAGAGGCGGTGAAACTGGGTGTGGAGATAGATGAGATTGTGCTGTTCGGTTCTAGGGCGCGAGGCGAGGCTAGGGAGGACAGCGACTACGATATACTTGTTGTTGTAAAGGGGAACGTGGGTAGAGTGGAGAGGAGGATCCTCTCAACAAGGATAGCCTCGAGAGCGGCGAGGGAGCTACTCATCCCTGTGGATGTGATAGTAACAACTGTGGAGCGCTGGCGTAAATACTCTAAAACCGTTGGGACCGTTGAGGAGGCAGCTGCTGGTGAAGGGGGTTCCTTAGTGGGTAATCGGCCGGGGGATAGTGGAACGCTTAAATAA
- a CDS encoding aspartate kinase, monofunctional class, which yields MGCAPNDLVVVKFGGSILRGPSGYRAAGRLVQGLLESSLKPVVVVSAVKGVTDALLSSFERRDPSVGGAVGKIYLSIARELGLPAESSREVSLGAAELSKLLWAAEVLGQWTPRVRDLVVSYGERLSASLMAGLLRSLGVEARWLGGGEAGIVTDGEFGDATPLYGYTEGVIGERLEPLLDGGVVPVVAGFTGATRGGDATLLGRGGSDLTATLLASALGAGRVVLYTDVPGILSGDPRVVEGPRRVGYMSYEEAWEVARLGLRKFHPRTFEPLIAGGLGVEVVVSDLMGWSTRIGPGRGGPPLKVVSLNGGVARLVVRGPSMAGKRGFLSRLAGLLAGRGVNILAIRQPPSETAIEVVVGEEDLPAAVEELGARSGAAGVRLEVERGLEIVSLVGWGAAEALPEALSAAEKTGGRLLSTGELSPSISILAPGRSSRELARLLHRRVVESWVTG from the coding sequence GTGGGTTGTGCGCCAAACGATCTGGTAGTCGTCAAGTTCGGGGGGAGCATACTCAGGGGCCCCTCAGGCTATAGGGCTGCGGGCCGCCTCGTCCAGGGGCTCCTGGAGTCGAGTCTCAAGCCTGTGGTCGTTGTCTCCGCTGTCAAGGGTGTTACCGACGCCCTCCTCTCCTCCTTTGAGAGGCGTGATCCGAGTGTTGGGGGTGCTGTAGGGAAGATCTATCTCTCGATAGCCAGGGAGCTCGGCCTCCCCGCTGAGTCCTCGAGGGAGGTCAGCCTCGGTGCGGCGGAGCTCTCCAAGCTCCTCTGGGCGGCCGAGGTCCTGGGCCAGTGGACGCCTAGGGTTAGGGATCTCGTGGTCTCCTATGGTGAGAGGCTGAGCGCCAGCCTCATGGCCGGGCTGTTGAGGAGCCTGGGTGTGGAGGCTAGGTGGCTAGGGGGTGGTGAGGCGGGTATAGTGACGGATGGCGAGTTCGGCGACGCGACCCCCCTCTACGGCTACACGGAGGGAGTTATCGGGGAGAGGCTCGAGCCCCTGCTGGACGGGGGGGTTGTCCCCGTGGTCGCCGGCTTCACCGGCGCCACCAGGGGGGGTGATGCCACACTGCTGGGTAGGGGTGGGAGCGACCTCACAGCAACCCTCCTCGCCTCAGCCCTGGGGGCAGGGAGGGTTGTCCTCTACACAGACGTCCCCGGGATACTCAGCGGCGACCCCCGCGTTGTGGAGGGGCCGAGGCGGGTGGGTTATATGAGCTATGAGGAGGCCTGGGAGGTGGCCAGGCTGGGCCTCAGGAAGTTTCACCCCCGGACTTTCGAGCCCCTGATAGCCGGGGGGCTGGGTGTGGAGGTGGTGGTCTCAGACCTCATGGGCTGGAGCACCAGGATAGGCCCGGGGAGGGGTGGGCCGCCGCTTAAGGTAGTCTCCCTCAACGGGGGTGTCGCCAGGCTCGTGGTCAGGGGGCCTAGCATGGCGGGGAAGAGGGGGTTCCTCTCGAGGCTCGCAGGCCTTCTAGCGGGTAGGGGTGTTAACATACTTGCCATAAGGCAGCCGCCCTCCGAGACCGCTATTGAGGTTGTGGTGGGCGAGGAGGACCTCCCCGCCGCTGTGGAGGAGCTCGGCGCCCGCTCTGGCGCGGCGGGTGTTAGGCTGGAGGTTGAGAGGGGGTTGGAGATAGTGAGCCTCGTGGGCTGGGGCGCCGCGGAGGCGCTACCCGAGGCTCTCTCTGCCGCGGAGAAGACGGGCGGCAGGCTGCTCAGCACGGGGGAGCTGAGCCCCAGCATCTCCATACTAGCCCCCGGGAGGTCCTCCCGTGAGCTAGCCAGGCTTCTCCATAGGAGGGTGGTTGAGAGTTGGGTGACAGGGTGA
- the asd gene encoding aspartate-semialdehyde dehydrogenase, with the protein MGDRVRAAVLGASGLVGQVFLRLLEGHPYFEVAAVASSPGKAGLEAVEAIDWILPGGPPGYLEGMSMSRPEPGALRREGVELVFSALPSQAAAELEPALAREGLEVFSNSSNMRLYPDVPLVNGEVNPGHLALAEAQGERGWRGVVVKNPNCTTAILTLALKPIMDAAGLREVHVATMQAISGAGRRGVPGYGIVDNIVPHIPGEEGKVEAESRKILGSLRGGRLEPAGFSVAATTTRVPVLEGHLEVVYLKTRRHLGAEEAVEVLESFRGIPQELGLPTAPTRPVRVLRREDRPQPRLDRMAGGGMTVSVGRVEEKEGGWLRMVVLGHNLVRGAAGAALLAAELWLRRGEWM; encoded by the coding sequence TTGGGTGACAGGGTGAGGGCCGCGGTACTGGGGGCCTCAGGCCTGGTCGGCCAGGTCTTCCTCAGGCTCCTCGAGGGCCACCCCTACTTCGAGGTGGCGGCGGTGGCCTCCAGCCCGGGGAAGGCTGGGTTGGAGGCTGTTGAAGCCATAGACTGGATCCTCCCCGGCGGGCCCCCGGGCTATCTGGAGGGGATGAGTATGTCTAGGCCCGAGCCGGGGGCGCTGAGGAGGGAGGGAGTTGAGCTCGTCTTCTCAGCCCTCCCCTCCCAGGCCGCCGCTGAGCTGGAGCCTGCTCTCGCCAGGGAGGGGCTGGAGGTTTTCTCGAACTCGAGCAACATGAGGCTCTACCCCGACGTCCCCCTGGTCAACGGGGAGGTGAACCCGGGCCACCTGGCGCTGGCTGAGGCCCAGGGGGAGAGGGGTTGGAGGGGTGTTGTGGTGAAGAACCCCAACTGCACCACAGCCATACTGACGCTGGCGCTGAAGCCCATCATGGACGCGGCGGGCCTGAGGGAGGTTCACGTGGCGACGATGCAGGCCATATCCGGCGCCGGGAGGCGGGGGGTGCCCGGCTACGGTATAGTCGACAACATAGTCCCCCACATACCCGGGGAGGAGGGGAAGGTGGAGGCTGAGTCCCGCAAGATACTCGGCAGCCTCCGGGGCGGGAGGCTGGAGCCCGCCGGCTTCAGCGTGGCCGCAACCACCACCAGGGTCCCGGTGCTGGAGGGCCACCTCGAGGTGGTCTACCTCAAGACCCGCCGCCACCTGGGGGCTGAGGAGGCTGTTGAGGTCCTCGAGTCGTTCAGAGGCATCCCCCAGGAGCTGGGCCTCCCCACAGCGCCCACCAGGCCTGTGAGGGTGCTAAGGAGGGAGGACAGGCCCCAGCCCCGCCTGGACAGGATGGCAGGCGGGGGTATGACGGTCTCTGTGGGCAGGGTTGAGGAGAAGGAGGGCGGGTGGCTGAGGATGGTGGTTCTCGGCCACAACCTTGTAAGGGGGGCCGCCGGGGCCGCCCTGCTGGCGGCGGAGCTTTGGCTGCGGAGGGGCGAGTGGATGTGA
- a CDS encoding homoserine dehydrogenase has product MAAEGRVDVRVVIAGFGSVGRRLASLLLERGGAYGLSLAAALDSRGHAIFDTPGCVEEALKTPRGGLSGVSCGAPGSGPGVLEGVDYDALVLTTASSPATGEPGLGYARAALEGGRAVVAADKPPVAMLLLEHGGPPQGLFYKATVMAGTPLIDLLRVGLAGRRVLRVVGVLNGTSNYILNLLMEGVPLEDAVDSAARLGIAEPDPSADLGGVDLALKASIISQTLGCPLAPGDVEVRGTVWDAAGWAPGLRGVGVAVRYTAVVDVAACRAVVGLTLHRVGSRLYSLPGSLNAAVISLEDSTIYLEGPGAGLGVTASTLLSDLVLASRPGGAPPYFPAHL; this is encoded by the coding sequence TTGGCTGCGGAGGGGCGAGTGGATGTGAGGGTCGTCATAGCCGGGTTCGGCAGTGTTGGGAGGAGGCTGGCGAGCCTCCTACTAGAGAGGGGCGGGGCCTATGGCCTCAGCCTGGCCGCCGCCCTCGACTCCCGGGGCCACGCCATCTTCGACACCCCGGGCTGCGTGGAGGAGGCTCTCAAGACGCCCCGCGGAGGCCTCTCGGGGGTTTCCTGCGGCGCCCCAGGCAGCGGCCCGGGTGTGCTGGAGGGGGTGGATTATGACGCCCTGGTGCTCACAACCGCCAGCAGCCCCGCCACAGGGGAGCCGGGGCTGGGCTACGCCCGCGCCGCCCTGGAGGGTGGGAGGGCGGTGGTGGCCGCCGACAAGCCCCCGGTGGCGATGCTCCTGCTGGAGCACGGGGGGCCGCCCCAGGGGCTGTTCTACAAGGCCACAGTCATGGCGGGCACGCCGCTGATAGACCTGCTGAGGGTTGGCCTGGCGGGGAGGAGGGTGTTGAGGGTTGTTGGGGTGCTCAACGGCACCTCAAACTATATACTCAACCTCCTCATGGAGGGGGTGCCGCTGGAGGATGCCGTGGACTCGGCGGCCAGGCTGGGGATAGCTGAGCCCGACCCCTCTGCCGACCTTGGCGGAGTGGACCTCGCCCTCAAAGCCTCGATCATATCCCAGACCCTAGGCTGCCCCCTGGCCCCGGGTGACGTGGAGGTTCGGGGCACGGTTTGGGACGCCGCGGGCTGGGCCCCCGGGCTCCGGGGAGTTGGAGTGGCGGTTAGGTACACGGCAGTGGTGGACGTGGCGGCCTGTAGGGCGGTGGTTGGCCTAACCCTCCACCGTGTGGGGAGCAGGCTCTACAGCCTGCCCGGCAGCCTAAACGCCGCCGTCATCTCCCTCGAAGACTCCACCATCTACCTCGAGGGGCCTGGGGCTGGGCTGGGGGTTACGGCTTCCACCCTCCTGAGCGACCTCGTTCTAGCCTCCAGACCGGGCGGGGCGCCCCCCTATTTCCCCGCGCACCTCTAG
- a CDS encoding KEOPS complex subunit Pcc1 has translation MARHKCTAEITIPGGPEIAGSLEPDNIQTPPWLKVSCTSPGEVVVCRVEVEGCDSPRRILSLRNTLDDLLRSYRAAADSLEAADKHRDKN, from the coding sequence ATGGCTCGACACAAGTGCACTGCAGAGATAACCATCCCCGGCGGCCCCGAGATAGCGGGGAGCCTCGAGCCCGACAACATCCAGACACCCCCCTGGCTCAAGGTCTCCTGCACCTCCCCCGGGGAAGTTGTGGTCTGCAGGGTGGAGGTGGAGGGATGCGACAGCCCCAGAAGGATACTCAGCCTAAGGAACACCCTGGACGACCTGCTGAGAAGCTACAGAGCAGCCGCCGACTCCCTAGAAGCCGCGGACAAACACAGAGATAAAAACTAG
- a CDS encoding 30S ribosomal protein S3ae produces MVRGGIRDTWRLKKWFKVVAPPLFGETVLGTTPADDPDKLIGRVMETTLFDITGDYSYVHVKMYFQVVRVEGDTAYTRFKGHELLRDYIRGLTRRKSSKVTGIFNVWTKDGYGLRVTAMAFTRQRCKTSQKSAIRKVMQEVVEQKARESTLDELIQLMVFSDHEGSLAYLIDESARKIYPLRKVEIAKSKLLWVPGPNGPEKAVVVSPLQLRAT; encoded by the coding sequence TTGGTTAGGGGTGGCATTAGGGATACGTGGAGGCTGAAGAAGTGGTTTAAGGTTGTGGCTCCTCCGCTGTTCGGGGAGACTGTGCTTGGCACCACGCCGGCAGATGATCCGGACAAGCTTATTGGGAGGGTTATGGAGACGACACTGTTCGACATCACTGGCGACTACAGCTATGTCCACGTGAAGATGTACTTCCAGGTTGTGAGGGTCGAGGGTGACACGGCCTACACCAGGTTCAAGGGCCACGAGCTGCTGAGGGACTATATCAGGGGGTTGACGAGGAGGAAGAGCAGCAAGGTCACCGGTATATTCAACGTGTGGACTAAGGACGGCTACGGCCTCAGGGTGACGGCTATGGCGTTCACGAGGCAGCGCTGTAAGACGAGCCAGAAGAGCGCTATTAGGAAGGTGATGCAGGAGGTTGTGGAGCAGAAGGCCAGGGAGTCCACGCTGGACGAGCTGATACAGCTCATGGTGTTCAGCGACCACGAGGGGAGCCTGGCCTACCTGATAGACGAGAGTGCGAGGAAGATATACCCGCTTAGGAAGGTTGAGATCGCGAAGAGCAAGCTACTCTGGGTCCCCGGCCCCAACGGCCCGGAGAAGGCGGTGGTCGTCTCCCCCCTCCAGCTGAGGGCCACGTAA
- a CDS encoding SPOUT family RNA methylase: protein MEADRVLVVHAVSRASLEEMAAAAAEAARGRIGGGECFAVRTTRRGRHGFTSVDVNVVVGDAVRRATGACVNLGSPDKVVAVEIIQDLALISIYPGSMEWRKMRGKHPVLPLLSRVAVVQMPYLGPLDACRNMGVRIGREVQNFEVRELVVAPTGLVEARQLAEFLQGVFEGVESRFEVQRKSYHRRARRVPVYLQDLHQLVRDRRGEPIIVMEPEGEHISRVADRLWELFRGSRRVNVLVGSREGIPLGVYRYADLVVDIAPGITLSTDYAAASALVAIATVLYERSSQLEEGGGGG, encoded by the coding sequence TTGGAGGCGGACAGGGTTCTCGTGGTCCATGCTGTCTCTAGGGCGAGCCTGGAGGAGATGGCGGCCGCCGCGGCGGAGGCTGCCCGGGGGAGGATTGGGGGTGGAGAGTGCTTCGCCGTCAGGACCACCAGGAGGGGGAGGCACGGGTTCACGAGCGTAGACGTCAACGTCGTCGTGGGGGATGCTGTGAGGAGGGCTACGGGGGCCTGCGTCAACCTGGGGAGCCCCGACAAGGTTGTGGCGGTGGAGATTATCCAGGACCTCGCCCTCATCTCCATCTACCCCGGGAGCATGGAGTGGAGGAAGATGAGGGGGAAGCACCCCGTCCTCCCCCTCCTCTCCAGGGTTGCTGTGGTGCAGATGCCCTACCTCGGCCCCCTGGACGCCTGCAGGAACATGGGGGTGAGGATTGGGAGGGAGGTGCAGAACTTCGAGGTGAGGGAGCTCGTGGTTGCCCCCACGGGGCTGGTGGAGGCTAGGCAGCTGGCCGAGTTCCTCCAGGGGGTGTTCGAGGGTGTTGAGAGCAGGTTTGAGGTGCAGAGGAAGAGCTACCACAGGCGGGCCAGGAGGGTGCCCGTCTACCTCCAGGACCTCCACCAGCTGGTGAGGGATAGGAGGGGGGAGCCCATCATAGTGATGGAGCCTGAGGGGGAGCACATATCGAGGGTTGCGGACAGGCTGTGGGAGCTATTCCGGGGGTCGAGGAGGGTTAACGTTCTCGTCGGCAGCAGAGAGGGCATACCCCTGGGCGTCTACAGGTACGCGGACCTCGTGGTGGATATAGCCCCGGGGATAACCCTCTCCACGGACTACGCCGCCGCCAGCGCCCTGGTGGCGATAGCCACGGTGCTTTACGAGAGGTCCTCCCAGCTGGAGGAGGGTGGCGGAGGTGGCTAG
- a CDS encoding B12-binding domain-containing radical SAM protein: protein MARGFAVLLLYPGPRSVAYSSLAFHLIRGLLSSLGVGVKTAFLEDGVLEAGQPLDPRETRAVLVSLPYEIMYADMVRALEQLGLNPWAQGRGDGDPLVIAGGPAATANPAPLLDLVDAVLVGELEPVAEGLVDALQEPSRGARLEALSRLPGVLVPSLENWPVRRVYVEDLDAAWYPLDQRAPPGVEPVWGRGFILETSRGCGRGCRFCMEGTVFRPRRDRSLEVLKHLLREGVRVNRVGRAIFYSLVFFDNRASDEILRHAVEDLGLQASVPSLRAETLTEERARLIARGGQRTVTIAPETGSCTIARAILKPIGGDITLWAVENLLSQGIPGVKLYLITGFPGEGEEDLAQTQDLAIRVVERVRKAGGVAKVSINPFMPKPVTGMQWAGLAPRRLLEERINRLSRALRRAGARVSGYDPRWAEVQVALARGGREMARVVVEWARMPRQTPSSFRAAARRAGVSLDWSLGEWPADYTPPWHRLVEHPRAELWRLRRDWMIYRRVVESRGGASRLRIPGCTA from the coding sequence GTGGCTAGGGGGTTCGCGGTCCTCCTCCTATACCCCGGCCCCAGGAGCGTGGCCTACAGCAGCCTCGCATTCCACCTCATACGGGGCCTCCTCTCCAGCCTGGGGGTGGGGGTTAAAACAGCCTTCCTGGAGGACGGCGTCCTCGAGGCCGGACAACCCCTCGACCCCCGGGAGACGAGGGCTGTGCTGGTGAGCCTCCCCTACGAGATCATGTACGCCGACATGGTGAGGGCGCTAGAGCAGCTGGGCCTCAACCCCTGGGCCCAGGGCCGGGGTGACGGGGACCCCCTGGTCATCGCGGGGGGGCCTGCGGCGACCGCTAACCCCGCCCCCCTGCTGGACCTGGTTGACGCCGTGCTGGTGGGGGAGCTGGAGCCTGTGGCTGAGGGGCTTGTGGACGCCCTCCAGGAGCCCAGTAGGGGGGCTAGGCTTGAGGCCCTCTCACGCCTCCCCGGGGTCCTTGTCCCCTCTCTGGAGAACTGGCCTGTGAGGAGGGTGTATGTTGAGGACCTCGACGCCGCCTGGTACCCCCTGGACCAGCGTGCCCCCCCGGGTGTGGAGCCGGTTTGGGGCCGTGGCTTCATACTGGAGACTAGCCGGGGGTGCGGGAGGGGCTGCAGGTTCTGCATGGAGGGCACTGTATTCAGGCCCAGGAGGGATAGGAGCCTCGAGGTCCTCAAGCACCTGCTCCGGGAGGGGGTTAGGGTTAACAGGGTCGGGAGGGCTATATTCTACAGCCTAGTCTTCTTCGACAACAGGGCCAGCGACGAGATACTTAGGCACGCCGTCGAGGACCTCGGGCTCCAGGCTAGCGTGCCGAGCCTGAGGGCCGAGACCCTAACCGAGGAGAGGGCCAGGCTCATAGCCCGCGGGGGGCAGAGGACTGTGACCATAGCCCCGGAGACCGGCTCCTGCACCATAGCCAGGGCGATACTCAAGCCGATAGGAGGGGACATAACCCTCTGGGCGGTGGAGAACCTTCTATCCCAGGGCATACCGGGGGTGAAGCTCTACCTCATAACAGGCTTCCCCGGGGAGGGTGAGGAGGACCTCGCCCAGACCCAGGACCTCGCCATAAGGGTTGTTGAGAGGGTCAGGAAGGCGGGGGGTGTTGCGAAGGTCTCGATAAACCCGTTTATGCCCAAGCCCGTCACGGGTATGCAGTGGGCAGGCCTGGCCCCCAGGAGGCTGCTGGAGGAGAGGATTAACAGGCTCTCCAGGGCTCTACGCAGGGCGGGCGCCCGGGTATCGGGCTACGACCCCCGGTGGGCCGAGGTCCAGGTCGCCCTCGCCCGGGGCGGGAGGGAGATGGCCAGGGTTGTTGTTGAGTGGGCCAGGATGCCCCGTCAAACCCCTTCAAGCTTCAGAGCCGCAGCTAGAAGGGCGGGGGTCAGCCTAGACTGGAGCCTGGGGGAGTGGCCGGCCGACTACACCCCGCCCTGGCACAGGCTGGTGGAGCACCCTAGGGCGGAGCTGTGGAGGCTTAGGAGGGACTGGATGATCTACAGGAGGGTAGTCGAGTCCCGGGGAGGGGCTTCCAGGCTCAGGATACCCGGGTGCACAGCCTAG
- a CDS encoding Rpp14/Pop5 family protein produces MPLDSEVLAAALAGLVAGGVAGLLASGLYVVRLRRLAHILSRAALRQRELVRLRRLAGRRPRRRYVAFEVLSLDGPPPGRGEFEEALRSVYLKAFGAESLALARPRIVYYEEGSGRGVVAVAWDYRYHILAALGLVRMAGGRRVLVVPLRTSGTVKGALRAFRSPGAPGRGGV; encoded by the coding sequence GTGCCGCTCGACAGCGAGGTCCTCGCAGCCGCTCTGGCAGGCCTGGTGGCGGGTGGTGTGGCGGGGCTTCTGGCCTCCGGTTTGTATGTTGTGAGGCTAAGGAGGCTGGCCCACATACTATCGAGGGCCGCCCTCAGGCAGAGGGAGCTTGTGAGGCTAAGGAGGCTTGCGGGGAGGAGGCCTAGGAGGAGGTATGTGGCGTTCGAGGTCCTCAGCCTCGACGGCCCGCCCCCGGGGCGGGGGGAGTTTGAGGAGGCCCTTAGGAGTGTTTACCTCAAGGCCTTTGGGGCCGAGAGCCTCGCCCTCGCGAGGCCCAGGATAGTGTATTACGAGGAGGGGTCGGGGAGGGGCGTGGTTGCTGTGGCCTGGGACTATCGCTACCACATCCTAGCCGCCCTGGGGCTGGTAAGGATGGCTGGGGGGAGGAGGGTTCTCGTGGTGCCCCTGAGGACCTCGGGGACTGTGAAGGGGGCTCTCAGGGCGTTCAGGAGCCCGGGGGCGCCGGGGCGGGGCGGCGTCTAG